From Flavobacterium arcticum, the proteins below share one genomic window:
- a CDS encoding M1 family metallopeptidase has protein sequence MKKLALLALLAIGNLWAQENNPNPGYWQQHVDYKMDVNMDVKSYTYTGNQELVYTNNSPDTLYRVFYHLYPNAFQPGSEMDARLTSIADPDKRMVKSFKRGTETINESRISTLKPDEIGYLKIKNLKQDGINAANTVGGTVLEVNLAKPIAPGASTTFTLDFEGQVPLQVRRSGRESEEGVALSMTQWYPKIAEYDFEGWHADPYIGREFHGVWGDFDVKITIDKKYTIGGSGYLQNKNEIGKGYQDEGVEVKHPRKTKTLTWHFVAPMVHDFAWGADKDYIHDKVMGPNDTELHFFYKDNKEYNDSWKKMQPKVVELLEYYNTHVGVYPYKQYSIVQGGDGGMEYAMCTLITGKRSYGSLVGVTAHEFAHSWFQHILASNEAKHEWMDEGFTSYISDLAMEAVMPSKEENNNPFAGAYSNYFYMASSGKEQPLSTHADRYDQNVLYGISAYSKGEIFLTQLGYLIGQDNLNKTLKKFYADYKFSHPTPNDIKRTAERITGAHLDWYLNEWTQTTSTIDYGIKEVKENGETTTITLERIGRMPMPIDIIVAYADGTQESFYIPLQMMHYQKDNPYPNLKRTIEKEWNWAHPTYTFTINKPKSAIKVMAIDPTELMADVNKENNLFTP, from the coding sequence ATGAAGAAATTAGCACTACTCGCCCTGCTGGCTATCGGCAACCTATGGGCACAAGAAAACAACCCTAACCCCGGGTACTGGCAACAACATGTAGATTATAAAATGGATGTGAATATGGACGTGAAGTCTTACACATACACGGGAAATCAGGAATTGGTGTACACCAATAACTCACCAGATACATTGTACCGCGTGTTTTATCACTTATATCCTAACGCCTTTCAGCCGGGTAGCGAAATGGATGCTCGTCTTACTAGTATTGCTGACCCAGACAAGCGTATGGTAAAAAGCTTTAAGCGAGGTACAGAAACCATAAACGAAAGCCGTATAAGTACTTTAAAGCCTGACGAAATAGGGTATTTAAAAATAAAGAACCTAAAACAAGATGGCATTAATGCCGCAAACACCGTAGGCGGTACAGTACTAGAAGTAAATCTTGCTAAACCTATTGCTCCAGGAGCATCGACAACTTTTACACTCGATTTTGAAGGGCAAGTACCATTACAGGTGCGCCGTTCGGGTAGAGAAAGCGAAGAGGGTGTAGCCCTATCTATGACGCAATGGTACCCAAAAATTGCCGAATATGACTTTGAAGGTTGGCATGCTGACCCTTACATAGGGCGTGAGTTTCACGGTGTATGGGGTGATTTTGATGTAAAAATTACTATTGATAAAAAATATACTATTGGTGGGTCTGGTTACCTTCAAAACAAAAACGAAATAGGTAAAGGCTACCAAGACGAAGGCGTTGAGGTAAAACACCCTCGAAAAACTAAAACCCTTACTTGGCACTTTGTTGCCCCTATGGTACACGATTTTGCTTGGGGAGCAGATAAAGATTACATTCACGACAAAGTAATGGGTCCTAATGATACTGAACTGCATTTCTTTTATAAGGATAATAAAGAATATAACGACAGTTGGAAAAAAATGCAACCTAAAGTTGTAGAACTTCTGGAGTATTACAACACCCATGTGGGGGTCTACCCTTATAAGCAATACTCTATTGTACAAGGTGGCGATGGTGGTATGGAGTATGCTATGTGTACCCTTATTACAGGCAAGCGTAGCTATGGTAGCCTTGTGGGGGTTACAGCTCATGAGTTTGCACACTCTTGGTTTCAGCATATTTTAGCATCGAATGAAGCAAAACACGAATGGATGGATGAGGGCTTTACCTCTTACATATCTGATTTGGCTATGGAGGCGGTAATGCCATCTAAAGAAGAAAACAACAACCCTTTTGCAGGAGCATATTCTAACTACTTTTATATGGCATCATCGGGTAAAGAGCAACCACTAAGCACCCATGCTGACAGGTATGACCAAAATGTATTGTACGGTATTTCGGCATACAGTAAAGGAGAAATATTTTTAACACAATTAGGCTACCTCATCGGGCAGGATAATTTAAATAAAACGCTTAAAAAATTCTATGCTGATTATAAATTTAGCCACCCAACGCCTAATGATATTAAAAGAACTGCCGAGCGTATAACAGGTGCACATTTAGACTGGTATTTAAACGAATGGACACAAACAACCAGTACTATAGATTATGGTATTAAAGAGGTTAAAGAAAATGGCGAAACTACTACAATAACCTTAGAGCGTATAGGGCGTATGCCAATGCCTATAGATATTATTGTAGCCTATGCCGATGGTACACAAGAGAGTTTTTATATACCGTTGCAAATGATGCATTACCAAAAAGATAACCCATACCCTAACTTAAAACGTACTATAGAAAAGGAATGGAACTGGGCACACCCAACCTATACATTTACTATAAACAAGCCTAAGAGCGCTATAAAAGTAATGGCAATAGACCCTACAGAGCTTATGGCAGATGTAAATAAAGAAAATAACTTGTTTACTCCTTAA
- a CDS encoding DUF4349 domain-containing protein, with protein sequence MKKCIYTLFILLALAGCKDNYDENDYAAEAVEEMSIVEEVKYKSLEANRASSADYAEESAYDPKIIKNANLAFETNDLDATANTIQTAVKKYKAQVKSDSESKSSYQMSRNIVVRIPSKHFENFIADIGTGVAYFDRKEISSQDVTAEYIDVEARIKAKKTLESRYLELLKKANKVSEMLEIEKELSSIREEIEAQQGRLNYMKNRVAMSTVNIEFYKLAEAQAGATVSYGSKMGNAIKSGFNSLSSFFIGLLYLWPFILIFVVTLFVIRRKLKRKKHKSL encoded by the coding sequence ATGAAAAAATGCATTTATACCCTATTTATACTGTTGGCTCTTGCCGGATGTAAAGACAATTATGATGAAAACGACTATGCCGCTGAAGCCGTCGAAGAGATGAGCATAGTTGAAGAAGTAAAATACAAATCGTTGGAAGCAAATAGAGCGTCCTCTGCCGATTATGCCGAAGAAAGTGCTTACGACCCTAAAATCATTAAAAATGCCAATCTGGCTTTTGAAACTAATGATTTAGATGCTACCGCCAACACCATACAAACGGCTGTAAAAAAATATAAAGCACAGGTAAAAAGCGACTCCGAAAGCAAAAGCAGTTACCAAATGAGCCGTAATATTGTAGTGCGAATCCCATCAAAACATTTTGAGAATTTTATTGCCGACATCGGCACGGGAGTTGCTTACTTTGACCGTAAGGAAATAAGTTCACAGGATGTAACCGCCGAGTATATAGATGTAGAAGCCCGTATAAAAGCAAAGAAAACACTGGAAAGTCGCTATTTAGAACTGCTGAAAAAGGCAAACAAAGTGAGCGAAATGCTGGAAATAGAAAAAGAACTCTCATCAATTCGTGAAGAAATAGAGGCTCAGCAAGGCAGGCTCAACTACATGAAAAACCGTGTAGCAATGAGCACTGTAAACATTGAATTTTATAAATTAGCCGAAGCACAGGCGGGTGCAACAGTATCCTATGGTTCTAAAATGGGTAACGCCATAAAATCGGGCTTTAACTCGCTTTCAAGTTTCTTTATCGGTTTGCTCTATCTTTGGCCTTTTATCCTTATTTTCGTAGTTACATTATTTGTAATCCGCAGAAAATTAAAACGAAAAAAACATAAATCATTATAA
- the rnpA gene encoding ribonuclease P protein component, translating into MEKKQYTYPKQEKLKSRNTIDRMFTEGKSVGKYPLRLVYVPLENADEGMIKMGVSVSKKHFKKAVDRNYFKRILRETYRLNKHLLTDKLSKPTAFMFFYQTKDRLTYEEIHTKTVQLFEKFIAQEEL; encoded by the coding sequence ATGGAAAAGAAGCAATATACCTACCCAAAACAAGAAAAGCTGAAAAGCAGAAACACAATAGATAGAATGTTTACCGAAGGGAAATCGGTGGGCAAGTATCCGTTGCGATTGGTATATGTACCTCTAGAAAATGCCGATGAGGGTATGATAAAAATGGGCGTTTCGGTTTCTAAAAAACACTTTAAAAAAGCCGTTGACAGGAATTATTTTAAACGAATACTGCGCGAAACCTACAGGCTTAACAAACACCTGCTTACCGATAAGCTATCAAAACCTACCGCCTTTATGTTTTTTTACCAAACTAAAGACAGGCTTACCTATGAGGAAATACACACCAAAACGGTACAGCTATTCGAAAAATTTATAGCACAGGAAGAGTTATAA
- a CDS encoding S24 family peptidase — translation MVSARVGKYIEAKGISFYAFENSLEASRGSISKAVKDGKSIGSNMLEKILLLYNDLNPTWLLTGEGDMLLDNGAWQNSSINTYRLKTDTSVESQQIPLYNLEAVAGLVPLFGDNKAFQPVDHIMIPHLPKCDGAVYITGDSMYPLLKSGDIVMYKEINDIANSIFWGEMYLLSVDMGGEEYITVKYVQKAEDNHYIKLVSENKHHQDKEVPLAQVKALALVKASIRINAMT, via the coding sequence ATGGTATCAGCAAGAGTAGGGAAGTATATAGAGGCAAAAGGAATAAGTTTTTATGCTTTCGAAAACAGTTTAGAAGCGAGTAGGGGTAGTATATCTAAGGCGGTAAAAGATGGTAAGAGCATTGGCTCTAATATGCTAGAAAAAATTCTTTTGCTATACAATGACCTCAACCCTACGTGGCTACTTACAGGCGAGGGCGATATGCTGCTAGATAATGGCGCTTGGCAAAATAGTAGTATTAATACTTATAGGCTAAAAACCGATACATCTGTAGAAAGTCAGCAAATACCATTGTATAACCTAGAAGCTGTAGCGGGTTTAGTGCCACTTTTTGGCGATAACAAAGCTTTTCAGCCAGTAGATCATATTATGATACCGCATCTGCCCAAATGTGATGGTGCAGTGTATATAACAGGCGATAGTATGTACCCATTATTAAAGAGCGGCGATATTGTTATGTATAAAGAGATAAACGATATTGCTAATAGTATTTTTTGGGGCGAAATGTACTTGCTAAGCGTTGATATGGGTGGCGAAGAGTACATAACAGTAAAGTATGTACAAAAAGCAGAAGACAACCATTATATAAAACTGGTAAGCGAAAACAAGCACCATCAGGATAAAGAAGTGCCGTTAGCTCAGGTAAAAGCACTTGCACTAGTAAAGGCTAGTATTCGTATAAATGCTATGACATAA